The following coding sequences lie in one Moritella viscosa genomic window:
- a CDS encoding putative exported protein — MKICMDKLIITVVLMCSFAFPVQALTVKFSEADLQEKVSSVMPLVRKTSFLTVELSKPVLALAKDKNEIELQLNVKLLMAGLEYRGYTRLTGSLSYNSEKSAFYVTNMKVREVKVEGMPDLFAPQVIQMAEQVVNPVLNQMPIYKLKDDLTENMIKAVLESIEVRNKELVATLKVI, encoded by the coding sequence ATGAAAATATGTATGGATAAGTTAATTATTACCGTGGTATTAATGTGCTCATTTGCATTCCCCGTACAGGCGTTGACGGTAAAGTTTAGCGAAGCAGACTTGCAAGAGAAGGTCTCGAGTGTCATGCCGCTAGTGAGAAAAACTTCATTTCTGACGGTTGAACTGAGTAAGCCTGTACTCGCGTTAGCGAAAGATAAGAATGAAATTGAGCTGCAATTAAATGTTAAACTATTAATGGCAGGGTTAGAATACCGTGGTTATACGCGACTAACTGGTTCACTGAGTTATAATTCCGAAAAATCAGCGTTCTACGTAACAAATATGAAGGTGCGTGAAGTGAAGGTGGAAGGCATGCCGGACTTGTTTGCACCACAAGTGATCCAAATGGCAGAGCAAGTGGTAAATCCTGTTCTTAATCAGATGCCAATATACAAGCTCAAAGATGATTTAACAGAAAATATGATTAAAGCTGTTCTAGAGTCAATTGAAGTGCGTAACAAGGAATTAGTTGCGACACTCAAAGTCATTTAA
- a CDS encoding iron-compound ABC transporter, ATP-binding protein, which yields MHLQINQLNWSVTHKAILKNINLTVKHGQFVGLIGANGSGKSSLLRCAYRLYRPDSGQILLNQVNIHSLSAKYFAQHVAVVLQEIPAEFGFTVKEVIAMGLTPHCGLFSNPGAYQDDIDDALHKVNLTAIKNQCFDQLSGGEKQRCLLARALVQKPQLLILDEPTNHLDIHYQYELLDLIASLGISVLCTLHDLNIAARYCDHLYLINNGEIVTQGSPSQVLTQHTLQQYFAMDAIVHQHDDNDTPYIRYLAPIKSKPSSLHKNIY from the coding sequence ATGCACCTGCAGATTAATCAACTTAATTGGTCTGTTACCCATAAAGCCATTTTAAAAAATATTAATCTGACAGTTAAACATGGTCAATTCGTCGGTTTAATCGGCGCCAACGGCTCAGGTAAATCATCGCTACTACGTTGTGCTTATCGTCTTTATCGACCAGATTCAGGACAGATATTATTAAATCAAGTAAACATACATAGCTTATCTGCAAAATATTTTGCTCAACATGTCGCTGTCGTATTACAAGAAATACCAGCTGAATTTGGGTTTACAGTCAAAGAAGTTATAGCGATGGGGTTAACACCTCACTGTGGATTATTTTCAAATCCAGGGGCATATCAGGATGACATTGATGATGCATTGCATAAAGTTAATTTAACTGCAATTAAAAACCAATGTTTCGACCAATTATCGGGTGGTGAAAAACAGCGCTGTCTATTAGCGCGAGCCTTGGTACAAAAACCGCAGTTACTCATTCTCGATGAGCCAACAAACCACCTAGATATTCATTATCAATATGAACTGTTAGACCTTATCGCGTCACTCGGTATTTCAGTATTATGTACTTTGCATGACTTAAACATTGCCGCACGTTATTGCGATCATTTATACCTAATAAATAACGGTGAAATTGTAACACAAGGCTCACCAAGTCAAGTGCTAACGCAACATACGCTTCAGCAGTATTTTGCGATGGATGCAATTGTTCATCAGCACGATGATAACGACACCCCCTATATTCGTTATTTAGCACCGATTAAATCAAAACCCTCCTCACTTCATAAAAATATATACTAA
- a CDS encoding beta-hydroxydecanoyl-ACP dehydrase, with the protein MNQSTVVIKYPIADVLPHSAPMILLDELVSYDDENVSCRVTITPTIPFFDSAKQGVPSYVGCEYMAQTIAAYGGAHALDDAGEVKIGFLLGSRKYNAEVGVFKVAQTLLIEAKKLIQDESGLCVFDCVIKDEDDAVLAKAKINVFQPQDPAQFLKDNHE; encoded by the coding sequence GTGAACCAATCTACAGTAGTGATAAAATATCCAATAGCGGATGTTTTACCGCATAGCGCACCGATGATCTTACTCGACGAATTGGTGAGTTATGATGACGAAAACGTCAGTTGCCGAGTGACCATCACACCAACGATACCTTTCTTTGATAGTGCTAAACAAGGCGTACCAAGTTATGTCGGCTGTGAATATATGGCGCAAACAATCGCGGCCTATGGTGGTGCGCATGCTCTGGATGATGCAGGCGAGGTGAAAATTGGCTTTCTATTAGGTTCTCGTAAATATAACGCCGAAGTGGGTGTATTTAAAGTCGCGCAAACCTTGTTAATAGAAGCCAAAAAACTAATTCAAGACGAATCAGGACTGTGTGTTTTTGATTGCGTTATAAAAGATGAAGACGATGCGGTGCTAGCAAAAGCTAAAATCAATGTATTCCAACCGCAAGATCCAGCACAATTTTTAAAGGATAATCATGAGTAA
- a CDS encoding methyladenine glycosylase: MESFDKIYHRAAERKGGEQALAYLLSQPLTNDELVSVPDRDVLAEFTRAIFKSGFVWRIIEIKWDGFEEVFWGFDIDKLILMPDDMLERKAADTKIIRNYTKVKTVRDNAMWLKEICDEHGSVAKWLAQWPADDIVGLWQYMKKHGSRLGGNTGPYALRRLGKDTFILSSDVEAYFRGHQLIDGGLMTKRSLTTIQNTFNQWRLDSGYSLQELSQIVAYSVGDNRVGFSGAVQNNTEVDNSSEVESVK, from the coding sequence ATGGAATCATTCGACAAAATATATCACCGAGCTGCGGAACGTAAAGGCGGAGAACAGGCGTTAGCGTATTTATTATCTCAACCACTGACAAACGATGAGCTTGTCAGTGTACCTGACAGAGATGTGCTGGCTGAGTTTACTCGGGCTATCTTTAAATCAGGTTTTGTATGGCGAATTATTGAAATTAAGTGGGATGGATTTGAAGAGGTGTTCTGGGGCTTTGATATTGATAAGCTGATCTTAATGCCTGATGATATGTTAGAGCGTAAAGCGGCTGATACTAAAATCATTCGTAACTATACCAAAGTAAAGACAGTACGTGATAATGCTATGTGGCTCAAAGAGATCTGTGACGAACATGGCTCTGTTGCTAAGTGGTTAGCACAATGGCCTGCTGATGATATCGTGGGCTTGTGGCAATATATGAAAAAACACGGCAGTCGTTTAGGCGGTAATACTGGCCCGTATGCATTGCGTCGATTAGGTAAAGATACATTTATTTTGAGCAGTGACGTTGAAGCTTATTTCCGTGGTCATCAACTCATCGATGGTGGGCTTATGACAAAACGTAGTTTAACCACGATCCAAAATACCTTTAACCAATGGCGACTAGACTCGGGTTACAGTTTGCAAGAACTTAGCCAAATTGTCGCTTATTCAGTCGGTGATAATCGCGTTGGTTTTAGTGGCGCAGTGCAGAATAATACCGAAGTAGATAATAGTTCCGAAGTAGAGAGTGTTAAATAA
- a CDS encoding putative exported protein, with protein MSIKFVLSAVSLVTLSPLVAAESFYHSNIELSYAEKTWTLNTENEMSENVHFKTLIDKKSNISEVSGASAESTDFVLGLAKTLKVNESIEVYGSINLGVNALVAGIEGQEKDKNVAILTSPVLGITYSDSPEYEIDFNVSYDLVNLDHEVDAIQSIYNSTAFKIGAKYHLNSAITLGMGYHWTVTEQDRLNLNNLVLSLRVNLEPVAMFLM; from the coding sequence ATGTCGATTAAATTTGTTTTATCTGCAGTGAGCTTAGTTACTTTAAGCCCATTAGTTGCAGCGGAATCTTTTTACCATAGCAATATTGAATTGAGTTATGCTGAAAAGACATGGACGCTTAATACCGAAAATGAAATGTCGGAAAATGTACATTTCAAAACATTAATTGATAAAAAAAGTAACATATCAGAAGTCAGTGGCGCATCGGCAGAATCAACGGACTTTGTACTTGGTTTGGCCAAAACACTGAAAGTGAACGAGTCTATTGAAGTGTACGGTTCGATTAACCTCGGTGTGAATGCGTTAGTTGCTGGCATCGAAGGGCAAGAAAAAGATAAAAATGTCGCGATACTCACATCTCCTGTACTCGGTATAACCTATTCAGACTCACCTGAATATGAAATCGATTTTAACGTTTCATACGACCTGGTAAATCTCGATCATGAGGTTGATGCCATTCAATCAATCTATAACTCTACAGCATTCAAAATCGGCGCTAAATACCACTTAAACTCTGCGATTACGCTTGGTATGGGCTATCACTGGACGGTTACCGAGCAAGATAGGCTAAACCTGAATAATCTTGTATTGTCACTCAGAGTCAATCTCGAGCCTGTTGCTATGTTTTTGATGTAG
- a CDS encoding beta-ketoacyl synthase, which yields MRRVVVTGMSAVTALGDDWATFKAGLEKGENAVKVMPEWDYLDGLNTRLAAPVLHFEKPAHYKRKQVRSMGRVSLMSTRATELALEQAQLLDHPALKDGRTGISYGSSVGSTEPLVNFSRMMDTGNMSGVTATSYIQTMSHTAPVNVGVFFGLTGRVITTSSACTSGSQGIGYAYEAIKFGRQDLMVAGGAEELCITEAAVFDTLYATSVKNDTPALTPRPFDTDRDGLVIGEGACTLILEELEHALERGATIYAEIIGFGCNSDGKHVTQPTAATMQIAIEQAVKDANVDVAEIGYVCAHGTATDRGDIAETNATANALGKKPISSLKSYLGHTLGACGAIEAWASINMMQDNWFAPTINLDNIAPECGDLDYILGEGREIHTDVVMSNNFAFGGINTSLIFKRWHK from the coding sequence ATGAGAAGAGTTGTTGTAACTGGGATGTCAGCGGTCACTGCACTTGGTGACGATTGGGCTACGTTTAAAGCTGGCCTAGAAAAAGGTGAAAATGCTGTTAAAGTGATGCCTGAATGGGATTATCTTGATGGGCTTAATACCCGCTTAGCAGCACCTGTCCTGCATTTTGAAAAACCAGCACATTATAAGCGTAAACAAGTTCGTTCGATGGGACGTGTATCATTAATGTCGACACGCGCAACGGAGTTGGCGTTAGAACAAGCGCAATTATTAGACCACCCAGCATTAAAAGATGGTCGCACGGGTATTTCGTACGGTTCATCTGTTGGTTCGACTGAACCACTGGTTAATTTTAGCCGCATGATGGACACGGGGAACATGTCTGGCGTAACAGCGACCAGTTATATCCAAACTATGTCACACACGGCACCAGTGAATGTCGGTGTATTCTTCGGTTTGACCGGACGTGTTATTACCACTAGTTCGGCCTGTACGTCGGGTTCACAAGGCATTGGTTATGCATATGAAGCGATTAAATTTGGCCGTCAAGACTTGATGGTTGCTGGTGGTGCCGAAGAGTTGTGCATTACTGAAGCGGCAGTATTTGATACCTTGTATGCAACCAGTGTTAAAAATGATACACCAGCGCTAACACCACGACCATTTGATACTGATCGTGACGGTTTGGTTATTGGTGAAGGCGCATGTACTTTGATTCTCGAAGAATTGGAACATGCCCTTGAACGTGGTGCGACTATTTACGCTGAGATCATTGGCTTTGGTTGTAACTCTGACGGTAAGCATGTAACCCAACCAACCGCGGCTACGATGCAAATTGCCATTGAACAAGCGGTTAAAGATGCGAATGTTGACGTCGCCGAAATTGGTTATGTATGTGCCCATGGTACAGCGACGGACCGAGGTGACATTGCAGAAACCAACGCCACAGCTAATGCGCTAGGTAAAAAACCAATCAGTTCATTAAAGAGTTATTTAGGTCATACCCTTGGCGCTTGTGGTGCAATTGAAGCATGGGCATCAATCAACATGATGCAAGACAACTGGTTCGCACCGACAATCAACTTAGATAATATCGCGCCTGAATGTGGCGATCTTGATTATATTCTTGGTGAAGGCCGTGAGATCCACACTGACGTAGTGATGAGTAATAACTTTGCTTTTGGTGGGATTAATACATCACTGATATTTAAACGCTGGCATAAATAA
- a CDS encoding iron-compound ABC transporter, periplasmic component, translated as MNTTKIFCSKLTKIVFIALLMPSISRAAVSIDVCGDKVDYPNVPTRAVANDINMLNIMLALDLKDNMVAYSGVSAYNKISPKLAAQIINLPEVASKQPTVENLLNIDADFFFSGWNYGMPVGGPTTPASLARFGIKTYLIKESCAHVQNKASTSLEDTFYDIMALGKIFDIETRAKTLISSFRQRLSAIKQQLKGVNKTTVFVYDSGIEKPFTAGGLATPNAIIEAAGGTNILHDLAVSWGSVNWETVVNANPEHIVIINYNSSKAEDNIAFLKHFPITANLTAVQQNRFTIIDYTAATPGVENVGAVEQLAHDLHPECFK; from the coding sequence ATGAACACAACAAAAATATTTTGCTCAAAATTAACAAAAATTGTATTCATTGCCCTATTGATGCCCTCTATATCAAGGGCAGCCGTATCTATTGACGTATGCGGTGACAAGGTTGATTATCCAAACGTTCCAACACGTGCAGTTGCCAATGATATTAACATGCTTAATATCATGCTCGCTCTAGACCTAAAAGACAATATGGTCGCCTACTCTGGAGTCTCAGCATACAACAAGATATCGCCAAAACTTGCTGCTCAAATTATAAATTTACCAGAGGTAGCATCAAAACAGCCCACTGTAGAAAATTTACTCAATATCGATGCAGACTTTTTCTTTTCCGGTTGGAATTATGGCATGCCTGTGGGCGGTCCGACTACGCCTGCATCCTTAGCTAGATTTGGCATTAAAACTTATCTAATCAAAGAGTCTTGTGCACACGTACAAAATAAGGCAAGTACCAGCTTAGAAGATACATTTTACGACATCATGGCATTAGGAAAAATATTCGATATTGAAACAAGGGCAAAGACTTTAATTTCATCTTTTAGACAGCGTTTATCTGCCATAAAGCAACAATTGAAGGGGGTCAATAAAACCACTGTATTCGTTTATGATAGTGGCATAGAAAAGCCATTCACAGCAGGTGGATTAGCGACACCGAATGCGATTATTGAAGCGGCAGGTGGTACTAATATTCTCCATGATTTAGCCGTAAGTTGGGGCTCAGTCAACTGGGAAACCGTTGTAAACGCTAACCCTGAACATATCGTGATAATTAACTATAATTCGTCCAAAGCTGAAGACAATATTGCCTTCTTAAAACATTTTCCTATCACCGCAAATTTAACCGCTGTACAGCAAAACCGTTTTACTATTATCGATTATACAGCTGCGACACCGGGTGTTGAGAATGTAGGTGCTGTTGAACAATTAGCCCATGATTTACACCCAGAGTGTTTTAAATAA
- the fabG gene encoding 3-oxoacyl-[acyl-carrier-protein] reductase, translating into MSKRILVTGSSRGLGKAIALQLAKDGFDITVHCRSGVEAAQDTCAQISELGQSTSLLQFDVCDRAAAKASIEADIAEHGAYYGVVCNAGITRDMAFPSMEGEDWDDVIRTGLDGFYNVIHPTVMPMVRAKKGGRIVTMASVSGLMGNRGQVNYSAAKGGIIAASKALSLELAKRKITVNSVAPGLIESDMTNDLPLDEIKKMIPLKRMGKPEEVAGTVSFLMSDCAAYITRQVISVNGGLI; encoded by the coding sequence ATGAGTAAACGTATTCTAGTAACAGGCTCAAGTCGTGGGCTGGGCAAAGCGATCGCACTGCAATTAGCAAAAGACGGTTTTGATATTACGGTACATTGTCGTTCTGGCGTTGAAGCTGCGCAGGATACTTGTGCTCAAATTTCTGAACTAGGTCAAAGCACGAGTTTATTACAATTTGACGTATGCGATAGAGCTGCGGCAAAAGCAAGCATCGAAGCGGATATCGCTGAACATGGCGCGTATTATGGCGTGGTGTGTAATGCGGGTATTACGCGTGACATGGCGTTTCCATCAATGGAAGGCGAAGACTGGGATGATGTGATCCGTACTGGTTTAGACGGTTTTTACAATGTGATCCACCCAACGGTAATGCCAATGGTACGCGCTAAAAAAGGCGGTCGTATCGTTACTATGGCCTCTGTTTCTGGCCTCATGGGTAACCGTGGTCAAGTGAATTACAGTGCAGCGAAAGGCGGTATTATCGCGGCATCAAAAGCATTATCGCTTGAGCTAGCAAAGCGCAAAATCACCGTAAATAGTGTCGCACCAGGGTTAATCGAATCAGACATGACCAATGACTTACCTCTCGATGAAATCAAAAAAATGATCCCATTAAAACGTATGGGTAAACCGGAAGAAGTGGCGGGTACAGTGTCATTCTTAATGTCTGATTGTGCGGCTTATATCACTCGCCAAGTTATTTCTGTAAACGGTGGACTAATCTAA
- a CDS encoding iron-compound ABC transporter, permease protein: MSNLLHNKTLSAGLRQDTQEQSKLCLNKCTIKLGIILCALVCVLLISIAVSTTFGSSVLKIQTITSIIINKLIPDSINVIWSKGQESIVWFIRLPRILLAVLVGAGLALVGTCLQAVTRNPMADPYLFGASAGASLGAVSVILYAGTFVTSFNNTFNIPIAAFIGAFSSMLMVLYLAKKGSSLSQHKLILSGVAIHFMLMSITNYLIFSGDQKIAGSAIFWMLGGLGAAQWSQLIYPLLALCFALPIMLSWANSLNAIMAGDETAITLGVNVNRMRFMVFLLCAILTGTMVAFSGAIGFVGLMVPHIVRIFVGADNNKVLPISALVGALLLVWADALARTIIAPQDLPVGIVTSVIGGAFFIYLMAKK; this comes from the coding sequence ATGAGTAATCTACTTCACAACAAAACCCTAAGCGCCGGATTACGACAAGATACCCAAGAGCAAAGTAAACTATGTCTAAATAAATGCACAATAAAGCTGGGGATTATATTATGCGCATTAGTATGTGTGTTACTTATTTCAATTGCAGTCAGTACAACATTCGGCTCAAGTGTTCTTAAAATACAAACAATTACCTCTATTATAATCAATAAGCTAATACCAGACAGCATCAACGTGATTTGGAGTAAAGGACAAGAATCTATTGTTTGGTTTATTCGCCTACCGCGTATTCTGCTTGCGGTACTAGTCGGGGCAGGCCTAGCTCTAGTTGGTACTTGCTTACAGGCCGTAACCCGTAACCCTATGGCGGACCCTTATTTATTTGGTGCTTCGGCAGGCGCATCACTCGGAGCAGTATCTGTGATTTTATATGCAGGTACCTTTGTAACATCATTTAACAACACTTTTAATATACCAATTGCGGCATTTATTGGGGCATTTTCTTCGATGTTAATGGTTTTATATTTAGCAAAAAAAGGATCATCATTATCCCAACACAAGCTGATTTTAAGTGGCGTAGCTATACATTTTATGTTGATGTCTATAACCAATTATTTGATCTTTTCTGGTGACCAAAAAATAGCGGGATCCGCTATTTTTTGGATGTTAGGAGGTTTAGGTGCTGCGCAATGGTCGCAACTCATTTATCCTCTGCTAGCATTGTGTTTTGCATTACCAATCATGCTGTCTTGGGCTAATTCGCTCAATGCAATTATGGCCGGCGATGAAACAGCCATAACCCTTGGTGTTAACGTAAACCGCATGCGTTTTATGGTATTTTTATTGTGTGCAATACTGACAGGTACCATGGTGGCATTTAGTGGTGCAATCGGATTTGTCGGTTTAATGGTTCCACATATCGTTCGAATCTTTGTCGGTGCCGATAACAACAAAGTATTACCAATCAGCGCATTAGTAGGGGCTTTGTTATTAGTTTGGGCTGACGCCCTTGCCCGCACGATAATTGCACCGCAAGATTTACCCGTTGGTATCGTAACATCCGTTATTGGAGGTGCTTTCTTTATCTATCTAATGGCAAAAAAATAA
- a CDS encoding response regulator — MLNAIVIDDEQYAREELIELLHETKQIRVIQQAENAIEGLQLINKLKPDIIFLDIQMPQITGIKMLSMLNPDNMPKVVFSTAYDQYALQAFEENAFDYLLKPIDPARLQKTVDRLIKSAAQQNDSAIEEHKQLAQVPCIGHNRILIIATEDIEFAYSGLSGVYINTAQQETTSQLTLKVLEEKTPLIRCHRQYLVNLKAIKEIQLLDNSLAEIVTTSGKKLPVSRRYLKLLKQSFGIV, encoded by the coding sequence ATGCTCAATGCTATCGTCATTGACGACGAACAGTATGCTCGTGAAGAGTTAATCGAATTATTACATGAAACCAAACAAATTCGAGTAATTCAACAAGCAGAAAATGCAATCGAAGGCTTGCAACTCATTAACAAATTAAAGCCCGATATTATATTTTTAGATATTCAGATGCCACAGATTACGGGCATTAAAATGCTCTCGATGCTTAATCCTGACAATATGCCTAAAGTTGTGTTTTCAACAGCATATGATCAATATGCTTTACAGGCTTTTGAAGAGAACGCTTTTGATTACCTACTTAAGCCTATCGATCCCGCACGCTTACAAAAAACGGTAGACAGGTTAATCAAGTCAGCTGCACAGCAGAACGACTCTGCGATAGAGGAGCATAAACAGTTGGCGCAAGTTCCTTGCATTGGTCACAACCGTATTCTCATTATAGCCACTGAAGATATTGAATTTGCATACAGCGGATTATCAGGTGTGTACATTAATACTGCTCAACAAGAAACAACGAGCCAATTAACATTGAAAGTACTAGAAGAAAAGACCCCTTTAATTCGCTGCCATCGTCAGTACCTTGTTAATCTTAAAGCAATTAAAGAGATCCAACTATTGGATAATAGTTTAGCCGAAATCGTGACGACAAGTGGTAAAAAGTTACCCGTAAGCCGCCGTTACCTAAAACTATTAAAACAAAGCTTTGGTATTGTATAA
- a CDS encoding beta-ketoacyl-[ACP] synthase, which translates to MSICLKDFGVVCALGDSKVSVAAGLLQGFRGGLVLDSELPNAEPQYVGRVADSTFDKIVAGLDTDTNDKILTRNDKLGKLAYLQIADTLAPLITEFGEQRIAVVIGTSTSGIEYGEQALKQKIATGEYPDSYHYSMQEMGTTAQFIADLCQAKGPVYSISTACSSSGKALVSGQALLEADLADVVIAGGVDSLAKLTVNGFKALASTAAVQNNPFSADRDGINIGEAAALFVMTKEQGGIQLLGAAETSDAHHLSAPHPEGEGALRAMQAALAEAQLQGSQIDYVNLHGTGTPKNDDMEAKAMFNACGSKVLCGSSKGMTGHTLGAAGALEAGICWLLLHDEYNPDHKVPDNVSDGEVDNSLATINLVNAKANADRTAKNKLQTCMSNSFAFGGNNISLVIGKQQ; encoded by the coding sequence GTGAGTATCTGTCTAAAAGATTTTGGTGTGGTATGTGCTTTAGGTGATTCGAAAGTATCTGTCGCCGCTGGACTACTACAGGGCTTTCGAGGTGGTTTGGTGCTTGATAGCGAGTTGCCGAATGCTGAACCTCAGTATGTGGGTCGTGTGGCAGATTCAACTTTTGATAAAATAGTAGCCGGTTTAGATACTGATACTAACGATAAAATACTTACCCGTAATGATAAGCTTGGTAAGTTGGCTTATTTACAAATTGCCGATACGCTTGCGCCTTTGATTACTGAGTTTGGGGAACAACGTATCGCAGTAGTGATAGGAACCAGTACCTCGGGTATTGAATACGGCGAGCAAGCATTAAAACAAAAAATAGCGACAGGTGAATACCCTGATAGTTACCATTACAGCATGCAAGAAATGGGTACCACGGCGCAGTTTATTGCTGATTTATGCCAAGCCAAAGGACCTGTTTACAGTATATCGACAGCTTGCTCATCCAGTGGTAAAGCCCTAGTGAGTGGGCAAGCATTACTCGAAGCAGATTTAGCTGATGTGGTAATAGCGGGTGGCGTTGATAGTTTAGCAAAATTGACTGTTAATGGTTTTAAAGCATTAGCATCAACGGCGGCTGTGCAAAACAACCCGTTTTCGGCAGATCGTGATGGCATTAATATTGGTGAAGCGGCTGCATTATTTGTCATGACTAAAGAGCAGGGTGGCATTCAATTATTAGGGGCTGCTGAAACCTCTGATGCCCACCATTTATCGGCCCCGCATCCAGAAGGCGAGGGCGCATTACGGGCGATGCAAGCGGCATTGGCTGAAGCGCAGTTACAAGGTTCACAAATAGATTATGTAAACCTACATGGTACAGGCACGCCAAAGAATGATGACATGGAAGCCAAAGCCATGTTTAACGCTTGTGGCAGTAAGGTATTGTGTGGTTCATCAAAAGGTATGACCGGGCATACATTAGGTGCTGCAGGTGCATTAGAAGCGGGTATTTGCTGGTTATTGCTTCATGATGAATATAACCCAGATCATAAAGTGCCAGACAATGTGAGCGATGGTGAGGTGGATAACAGCCTTGCTACGATAAATCTGGTGAATGCAAAGGCCAACGCAGATCGTACGGCTAAGAATAAGTTACAAACCTGCATGAGCAATTCATTTGCTTTTGGCGGTAATAATATCAGTTTAGTGATAGGAAAACAGCAGTGA